From Gammaproteobacteria bacterium, the proteins below share one genomic window:
- a CDS encoding putative DNA repair glycosylase MJ1434 (Evidence 3 : Putative function from multiple computational evidences), with protein MTEYQSLKESTKLTPKNGLRQIHDVLFAAYGPQHWWPGETPFEVMVGAVLTQNTTWSNVERVIRALVEAKYLDPDVISAADPAILGVLLRPSGYFNVKARRLQNFCRWYLARGKEECLLTLPTQELRHELLTVKGVGPETADDILLYAFNRPVFVIDAYTRRLVTRLGFARGNEPYETLRALFEEELGPNVALYNEYHALIVHHAKNFCRKQRPNCVNCVLAVHCPKLLDGINQLTK; from the coding sequence ATGACTGAATATCAAAGCTTGAAAGAATCAACAAAATTAACACCAAAAAATGGATTGCGCCAGATCCACGATGTGTTGTTTGCCGCTTATGGCCCCCAGCATTGGTGGCCCGGCGAGACTCCTTTCGAGGTGATGGTGGGCGCGGTACTGACCCAAAATACTACCTGGAGTAACGTGGAACGTGTGATACGGGCATTGGTAGAGGCTAAATATTTAGACCCTGACGTCATTTCTGCCGCCGATCCAGCAATACTAGGAGTGTTGCTGCGTCCATCAGGTTATTTCAATGTTAAAGCACGAAGATTGCAAAATTTTTGCCGTTGGTACCTTGCCCGGGGGAAAGAAGAATGCCTATTAACCCTGCCTACCCAGGAATTGCGTCACGAATTACTCACAGTAAAAGGTGTCGGACCGGAAACCGCTGATGATATTTTGCTGTACGCTTTCAACAGACCAGTATTCGTTATTGATGCGTATACTCGACGCTTAGTCACTCGTCTCGGCTTCGCACGGGGTAACGAACCCTATGAAACGCTTCGCGCTCTCTTCGAGGAAGAATTAGGTCCAAACGTAGCTCTTTATAATGAGTATCACGCGCTGATTGTCCATCATGCAAAAAATTTTTGCCGCAAGCAACGACCTAATTGCGTTAATTGTGTATTAGCGGTACATTGTCCAAAACTCCTTGATGGAATCAATCAACTCACGAAATAA